GTGAttcactctcctttctccttggTTTCAGATGCTTCAAAACAAGGACTTGACACTGGCTGCGGACGCTGTTAGGCTGGGCTGGCAAGCTGGAGACTGATGGAAACAGGATGTGTTCTTCCCCAGCAATGTCAACATGTTTACAGGGTAAACAATCTGGGTTGGGCTCCCCATATTGCCATTGTAGGGAAGGCACAGAACAATGTTGGGGACCCACTGTGAGCTGGACTTGGGTGACCACCTGACCTTGGTCAGTCTAGTCTGAGAACTCACTGACTAGCCAGTTAGCTTCTCCGGAAGctccagattcagggagagaccctgcctcaatccTAAcccaaactaaactaaactaaattaaaCCAGAGCAATCAAGGCTCaaggctcagctggtaaaagtgcttgctgcttgcggaaacacacacatacacacacacacacacacattcacatatatacccacaaacacacatacacaaacacattcacacacatatgcacacacatgctcacgtgcacacatatacatgaataaataaacaaaattagaattaaaaaataaagagccagtagtggtcaggaagcagagccatatctcagagtctgaggccagcctggtctacatagtgagaccctgtctcaggaaaaacaaCAAGCACCCCAAACGAACAACAAGAACAactaaatgagagagagacagaaaacaagaaagggagTGTACCTGTTGACCTCCAGCTTCTTTGCCTCTCATCCCCAAGTGTAGGCGGAGAGGCCCAGCCTTTGCTCAGAACATGTTCTTCTTGAGAGTTCTCCACCTAGGCTGCTTCAAACCATTCCAAACACAAACAGAGCCAAAGACAAGGGTAACTGTGCTGTCCGTCTTCTCCCAACCTCCTCGAGCATCCCTCCTCTACTTTCCTTCCTAGGGCATTGGGTGAGACATGGCTTTGCCTCAATGGCTGTCCACTGGGTACCTGCTTTAGTGGGCGCACAGGATTGACCCGTCCACACGCTGTGCCCATGATGGCCAGCAGAGGGCGGTGGCGACCCAGCAGAGTTGTACAGAGCTGCCCGGCACGGACCCGGAGTCCGAGCGCAGAAGCCCCACTGCCACCGCGAGGCCGCTTGCAGCGGGAGGCGCCTGCTTCTTTCCTTATTCCCAAGACCAGGCATCGAGAGCCCCCACCTGGAGCCATGGCAAGCCCCCCAGGCAGCCCTGAAGATGCAGACAAgctgagaggaggcagggagggccGACAGAGCAGGGAGGACGATGCTCCGGAGCAGAAGAGGTTGAGGCTGGGGCTGCGAGCGGGAAGCGAGCCCCAGGACGGAGCCACGACACCGCGTCCAGCCCGGGACGAGCTCGACGCCCACACAGGTGGCGAAGGCAGAAGTGTAAGTAAGCCCAGGCAGCTGGGACGTGGGTCAGGGCTGCGGCGGTCTAGGGATCCTGGGCCATCGCCTGGGTGAAGTTGGTAACTGGGAAGCAACTCCTGCAGGCGCATTGTGCTTGCTTGGAGGGACCGCCCGGGGATCTCGGATGCTTGGTGACAAGAACTGTGTTTATGTGCTGTTGACTTCCTAATAAGCTCACAAGGTGTGGCTGGTGGGGAGCAGTCCCAGCTGGACTCTGTGGCTTGCCTAAAGGGAGCAAGGGGGTTCTAGAGGCCTCCCAAAGGAGAAAGATGTGGGGTTGTTTTAAGCAGCTCTAAGCCGGCATTCCCATTATGGTCAGGGCTGTTGGGGTGCCTCTTTGGGACATCACTGTTTGTGCAAACTGTCCCCTTGGGAGGGTCTCTGGAGCCAGGGCTCATCATGCCCTGCGGCGGTGTTCAGAATGGGACCGCAGTCAGTGTGCACTAGTCACCAGCCCCTCACCTTCCAGTCCCTTCCACATCGCCTGGGAAGTGTGGACAGAAGGCACATGGCTTCCACCCCAGTCCCCACATCCTTCTCCCTAGCCTCACAGACGGGGACAGCCAGGCAAAGTTCTTGGAATCCGTTGGCACTTCTACCAGGCTCTGTCCCTAGCAGCCAAGGGTAAATGTTGTGTCTGTGTACTGCGCTTCTGGGGTGCGAATGGGATGGAGACCATTTGGCCTCCGAAGTCTCTGCTCGTGCTCTGGACTCTCTCCCAGGTGTGATTCGGCAGACCTTGTGCTGGGAGGTACTTGCTGTCCTTGCCGGCGCTGCCACCTTGACTGTTTTTAATGATTAGTGGGGTTGAACCCTTTGCTTTCCCCATGTTTGCTTGGCTGAGCTTGTCTTACCAATTTGATGACTTGCCGATGAGCCCCTCGGGGGAGCGGTCCCTTCCTCCTGAGTCATTTGGGTGGCAGCTGGCCACCTTGAAGCTCAGTGGTTCCTGCATAGGCTGGCTCTTGTATTGATGCTCATGTCCTTGTGGATGCTACTGCGCTCTGAAGAGTCGGGGCCAGGTCTCTGAGGTCCCACTGGAGATGATACTTGTGGACAGTAGTTTTCTGGTGGAAAGGCCTAGAAGGGAGTGGAAGGCAGTGCCTGGTCTCAAGCAGAGTGGCAGTGTAGTGTCATGAACCTGGCGGCTGGGAACTTCCCTTTGCCCTTCACTTCCTGGCTGGGAacttccctttccccttcattTCCTGCCTTGAGACAGAAGTCTGCTAAAGAGTGGGATTCCAGCATCGATGGGAGCGACCAAGGGCAGTTGAATGCCTTGAAGGCTGTCAAGGCTGAGTGCATACTCTGCCTGCCCTTAGCTGGGTGTCCTTGGGCAAATCACACAACCTCTCTGAGCTGTAGCATCTGGGTGGGCAAAAAGGATGTGTCAATAGACCCAGTTTCATGGTGGTGTTATTCCTGAGAATAGGTAAGACTTCTTTGGAAGATGCACTTTGAGTGACTCCGACATACTGTGTGCTCAATAATGTGATTTAGTGCCAGCATCAACCCTAAGGAACTGGCTCTTGGTGGGACATCAGCGTGTCCCCACTGAGTGCTTTCTGGTTAAAAGAATTTTGTGTATCTGAGAGAAATTTACAAAAACAGAAATTCCCCTGAGTCTTTGGTAAGGAGTGTGGTGGTGGGTGGCAGGAACCCTATGGGATAGGTTTGAAGGAATATGCAGGAACTAGACATAAATGATCCCCCCCAGGACTTGTCATAAGCTTCTTTTTTTAGGGGTCCCGTGGCCCCCTGGGCAAACCATCCTGCTTTTAGTTTAAAGATCACCCAGAGCCTCGGGCAGCCTGTCACACGTGTCAAATTCCTATTCTGTGTTTGCGTCATCTGGTCATCCAGGGAATGTTTGCAGGctggggcaggtgtgtgtgtgaatgcgtgcgtgcatgtgtgtgtgcgtgtatgtgtgtatgtatgtgcgtgtgtgtgcatgcgtgcatgtgtgtgcacacgtgtgcgtgcatgtgtgtgtgtgagtgtgtctgtgtgcgtgtgtctgtgcatgtgtggatgcatgcgtgtgtgcatgtgtgcacgcatgtgtatgtgcacgagtgtgtgcatgtgcgcatgtgtgtgtgcgtgtgagtgcatgtgtgtgtgtgtgtgtgcgtgtgagtgcatgtgtgtgtgtgtgtgtgtgtatgtgtgtgtgtgtgcgtgtgagtgcgtgtgtgtgtgtgtgtgtgtgtgtgtgtgtgtgtgtgtgtgtgtgtgtgtgtgtgtgtgtgtgtgtgtgtgtgtgtgtgtgtgtgtgaaggcatggggatgggaagcagagagtgaggggTTGCTGAAGAGACATGGCCCCTTCCTGGGGTAGCAAAGTCCTGGTCTCCACCATGGCTCTGAGAGGCTGGGCCAGGCAGAGAGCCGCACTCTTCCAGGGTTTTGTTCTTAATGACTGTTTAGCTTGTTGAGAGTGTCACAACCCTCCATGTTCCTTAGTGACAGGTCACTGTGGACTCTTCTCTGTAAAGCTGCTGGGCCATCAGGCTACatccagacattttttttaaatggataaaaTGTCCCTTCTCATCTCCTGGTGATCTGGTGGAGGAGGCTTCCCTGTGACTGGCTGTTCCTCTGAGTGGCTTCCTGGCTGTGCTTTggtttttggggtgggggttggataAAGGAGACATTTAGGGAACACAACAGGCCCCCTGATCATGACATCTTTCTGGTGTGCTTGGAGAGGACTTCTTACTACTTCTAACCTCTTCTTTctctagttttatttattcttccattTATTCTATaccgtattttttttttttttacatttttatgttagCATATAAAGCATTAGGTTTCCTTATGGCATTttcaagcatgcatgcacacagatgtacacatacacacagaggtgtgcatgcacacacacatacacatgcacactcatgcacccattttcctcttcttccccaccccctcacttTACTTGCCCCCCTCAGtatctcctttctgctttctggttACTTGTGTTCTATtgccctccccctttccccactACCTCCTCCCCACAATGGTCACTCTCTAATTTTATGACTTATTCCCACACCTGCCCccacttacatacataaataactATTAAAATCTACAGTTCACACAACCCagcctcagaaagacaaatactgctGCCTGCCTCTTGGGGTCAGGAGTCTCGTCATTTCTCCTGCTTTCTCCAACCCCAGGGGGAGAGCTATCCCAGTGTGATATGCAGCCTGTGGCTCTTCCTGCAGGGGAGGAAAACCTCTCTAGGGAGCTGCCtacctgcttcctcttcttcagcaCCAGGCAATCGGGCAGAGAGTTCCTGTTTGTCACTGGGTGGAACTGAATTCTAAAGGGTAATAACTCACTGAGGCCCTGCTCCCCCACAAATCCTTAGTggacccgctgagccatctcttgtgGGGTGGAATGAGAACAGGAGGGTTGCCAACTGTCAGCAGGATTGCTGGGTGGAGGTGCCTCAAGACTATGCTGGGTGCATCAAGACTATGGCAttccatttgtcttttcttttttgtttgccattttgacgacagaatcatttgggaagagggacttcagttgagaaagtctccatcagattgcctgtggtgtgggacattttcttgatcaatgattgatgtgggaggactcaacgctctgtgggtggtgctatccctaggcaggtggtcttgtGCTGTATAAGAAAGGAGCCTGAGCAAGTCAGTGAGcagttccccctcccctttgcttcagttccttcctggagttccttctctggcttctctccGTGATGGACTCTGAGACTCGAAGCTGAAgcaaaccctttcatccccaacttCCTTTTGCccacagtattttatcacagcagtagaaaccctgagATACCATCTTTGCTGATGATAGGCGACATGGCTCCCTCACCTCCCTACAGTTTGCTTCTGGGCGTAGATCCAGATTGTTGTTAGTGGAGGTGTCAGGGCTGTCCTGAGCTGCTGGGTGAGCAGTGTTGGATCTGATCTCTGTCCAGGAGACAACAAGAACATATCCTGTCCTGGCCAGAGATCCAGGACATATCCATATCCTGTCAACAGCTTGCTAGAAAATGGAGGCAGTTGAAGGCTGTTGGATACTTTCACTTATTTATGTTCATGTGAGGACATACATGTATCTATGCATATTTTTTGAGGTCAACCTTGAGGGTCATTCAGCTGCTGCCATTCACTTTACTTTCTTCCTGCACAGGATCTCTTATTGGTCTAGATTGCCTGACCTGCCAACTCCAGGGATacacctgtctttgcttcctcagtgctgggaattatAAACCcactgccatctctctctctctctctctctctctctctctctctctctctctctctctctctctctctctctttctctctctctctgggtgttttgcctcatgtatgactgtgtaccacatgcatgcctggtgcccatggaggccagaggagggcatcagatcccctagttgggagctgccatgtgaatgctgggtcttgaacttggatcctctgaaagagcagccagtgtgctttaactgctgagccatttctccagcccccctttctgACACTGGTTTGATGTTAAACTTGGGTCCCAGGTGAGTACATTACTGACTGAGCAATCTCCTCAGCCCGTGGTGTCTGTTTTGCTTGCTGGAGAGATGCAACCCAGGCCTTCCATGCCTTAGCAacttttctatcactgtgataaaactaATGTGTGTCTGATTTCAATGGCTGCATGGTGTCAGGGACAGAGGTGCACATAAGGGTGTGTTGTGTGTCAGCCTCTGCTGTGCCTCTTGTCTATGTGGCATTGAAAAGCTGGCAGGCCTGCCATGGGTCTCAGCTTCCTCAACAGTTAAGCACAGGAAACCTCGGAGGGAGGAGATGTGGGGCTTGAGATCATCACAGGAGAAGGGGACATGCTTGGTGCCCCTCTCAGCGAGGtacaaaagaaggagaaaggccTAAATGGGAGTTTGaaattgcattttgtttttgagagggagtgagggagggagggaggagagagagagagagagagagagagagagagagagagagagagagagagagagagagagagagagaatgagggatggggtggggtgagggagaaTGCCTAGAGCACGTGTGTCATAGCATGCACACTGGGAACcatttctctcctaccatgtggatcctggagattgagctcaggctgtcaggcttggtgacaagcagcACCTACctttatgtgctgagccatctcgctggcccacgatcttattttctttcttttctttttatttaacatgATGGAGGTGATTCCAACTCCTACCCTTCTCGGATCCACTGGCAGGGTACAGAGGGGATTTCTGCCCACTTCACCCTTCTGGTGGATTCAGGTGtcatctctgccttctgcttctctttgagATTCCCAGGCCCCAGATTGCCTCCCGGGGTTCCAGGTGGCTGGGACATGGGTGAGCAGAGCAGGTTGCCTACTGTTCACGTTCTTGCCTTCCAAGGCTTCCAGAACCAGCTAGTGTCAGAGAATTTGGACCACACCTGGGGTTCTGGGTCCCCATGGACCTCCCCCATGGAAACCATCTCCCTGCGGTGGAGATTTTCCCCTGGCAATGCTCTCTCTCAGGCTTGCCTGGAGACATGGCCACCAACTGGAACACGGTGTGTCTGCAGGTTGTGGGGAGCTTCCATGGGGTGCAGGGCAGAGGTAGGAATCAGAAAGGAGCTCCTAAGTCTCCTAAAGGACAGAGGTTTGGGGTGCAGTCTTAGTCACAGCACAGGGGCATTCCTTTGAGCTGGGACAGAAAGAGTTTTGGGGTACACAGCGCCACTATTAGTTCCTTCTGGAGGCACACACCTCTTGTACTTGCAGAGGTTTTAGGGAGAGGGTTGTGCTGGCTTTGGGTCTACTGATTTTAGAAGTATGTAATCATCGCATAGTTAAATGGCAGCTGCTGTGTACTGCCAGCCTGGGGTAGAACGGACCAAAGGCAAATGCCTCTGTGAATATTGCTTTtgatacattgtgtgtgtgtgtgtgtgtgtgtgcgtgtatagaTGTATCATCACCCTCGTGTAGAGGTCAGAGCACAGCTgcaggagttgtttctctcctaccACTGTGTGTGTTCTGGGCATTGCACTCATTAGGAATGCAGACTCAATAGGAATACTCAGACTCAATAGGAATACTGAGCCCCCTTGCTTTCCCATGtctttgtaattattattattagttttagataaggtctcactatgtaactctcactggcctggaacttgctgtgtagaccaggctggctttgaactcaaatcAAAGGTATGTATCACCACACTAGGCTTTGCCTTCATAATTTTTAACCTAAGTTAcaaattagttgcttttctgttgtgtacACGTGACATGGAGCTCAAGGAACAGGAAGGGGAAAAGCTTACAGGCTGGGCCAGGGCCTCTCAGGGATGATGTTGGTGGCCTTGATGATGGTGGGATCGGTGGGAACTGCGAATCTATGGTAACATTTCATGAGATCCTGTGCAAAGGGTACGGTGTGAGAAAGAGGCAGGGTCTGAGGTGACCTCCAGGACGATAGAAAGAACAAGAATTTGACTTTGGCCCTCAGCTGAGTTTGTTCTGAGATGCAGGTTGTGGGGGCTGAAGATGCAGGCAGCTGGGGCAACAAGGGGAAATGTAGGCTAGAGATTCTGGCCTGGGGGAGTCCCCAGGTGACTGGTGAGGCTGCCTGGGCGGAAGATGCACTTGAAACAGACAGGACTTCTTGCtcgtttttattattattagttaNNNNNNNNNNNNNNNNNNNNNNNNNNNNNNNNNNNNNNNNNNNNNNNNNNNNNNNNNNNNNNNNNNNNNNNNNNNNNNNNNNNNNNNNNNNNNNNNNNNNNNNNNNNNNNNNNNNNNNNNNNNNNNNNNNNNNNNNNNNNNNNNNNNNNNNNNNNNNNNNNNNNNNNNNNNNNNNNNNNNNNNNNNNNNNNNNNNNNNNNNNNNNNNNNNNNNNNNNNNNNNNNNNNNNNNNNNNNNNNNNNNNNNNNNNNNNNNNNNNNNNNNNNNNNNNNNNNNNNNNNNNNNNNNNNNNNNNNNNNNNNNNNNNNNNNNNNNNNNNNNNNNNNNNNNNNNNNNNNNNNNNNNNNNNNNNNNNNNNNNNNNNNNNNNNNNNNNNNNNNNNNNNNNNNNNNNNNNNNNNNNNNNNNNNNNNNNNNNNNNNNNNNNNNNNNNNNNNNNNNNNNNNNNNNNNNNNNNNNNNNNNNNNNNNNNNNNNNNNNNNNNNNNNNNNNNNNNNNNNNNNNNNNNNNNNNNNNNNNNNNNNNNNNNNNNNNNNNNNNNNNNNNNNNNNNNNNNNNNNNNNNNNNNNNNNNNNNNNNNNNNNNNNNNNNNNNNNNNNNNNNNNNNNNNNNNNNNNNNNNNNNNNNNNNNNNNNNNNNNNNNNNNNNNNNNNNNNNNNNNNNNNNNNNNNNNNNNNNNNNNNNNNNNNNNNNNNNNNNNNNNNNNNNNNNNNNNNNNNNNNNNNNNNNNNNNNNNNNNNNNNNNNNNNNNNNNNNNNNNNNNNNNNNNAGTTCCGGTGTGAACCACCGGAAGTGGttttctggtcctctgtaagagcagagagtgtttttaaccactgaaccatctctctagatccatatttagttatttacacatttattattatttttgttattgttgtatgtgatgtatgttcatgagtgtggatgcatgcatgctgtggtgcacatatggaggtcagagggcaactttgtgaGATTAGTTCTATTTCCACGATGGCTTCTGGGCACTGGACTCAGATTGTCAcccttgcatggcaagtgctttatctgATGAGTCATCTCCTTGCTcctgtttgattgtttatttgaggaaggatttctctgtgtagccctggctgtcttggaactcatt
This genomic window from Mastomys coucha isolate ucsf_1 unplaced genomic scaffold, UCSF_Mcou_1 pScaffold12, whole genome shotgun sequence contains:
- the LOC116084598 gene encoding uncharacterized protein LOC116084598 gives rise to the protein MASPPGSPEDADKLRGGREGRQSREDDAPEQKRLRLGLRAGSEPQDGATTPRPARDELDAHTGGEGRSDPLSLPPSLVESQVLVSPAVDQTEIDSEYVNNVC